From a single Streptomyces sp. 1331.2 genomic region:
- a CDS encoding RHS repeat domain-containing protein, whose protein sequence is MAVTALIAAAVQIPAVAVAADGDFKLPPVQHVESVPLAKVEAHRPDPKSAQPPTAPPAAAWPKPGQAELALPATSAQRPTDQAKAPGLPLTVASVGASPAAGEQPKIRVALSDRAAAAKVGLDGVLVNLQPVAGSTAPDKARVQLDYKAFHESFGADWGSRLTFVQLPACALTTPDQPQCRTVTPVAASNDTKTGTLTADVAVPAPAGQSSGGAVKAALSQASEASVTGATVLAATAGASGPDGNYKATSLSPSSTWSVSGNTGSFNWSYPIQLPPVPGDLTPHVTIGYSSAAIDGRTASTNNQSSWIGDGWDYNPGFIERTYTGCVGDKGSGSNAPATGGDLCWKSDNATVSLNGSSSALVRDDATGTWKLSNDDGSRVEKLNGNATDTANGDTDNEYWKVTTTDGTQYFFGKNRLPGWSSGKPETGSALTVPVFGNQPGEPGYAPAFKDSSRDRAWRWQLDYVVDPHGNAMAYFYDQEKNAYAKNIGASTGTPKADAAYTRAVTLNHIEYGHRAGQVYNASPAGKVTFSTADRCVAADCSFTKANAANWYDTPVDQSCDKDQDCRNGAPTFWSKKRLTGISTQARQSDGNYRDVDAWSLDQDFPATGDSGGRALWLKSITRTAKAGATAQTLQPVTFGGDLRPNRVDSAEGRPPMNRYRVNRITSETGSNTDIKYTGIDCVAGALPIPDSNTRRCYPSWWTPEGAVDPVLDWFHKYLVDTVTEHDLVAGSGSPDKVTNYEYLDGAAWRRDNSEFTPDKERTWNDFRGYQRVRTRVGASGKSLTETVYFRGLDGDTLANGQPRPVSPLQGFKDSNELSGFARESVVYDKDDQDGGKPLTSTVNNPWLRGTASRAVKALPSKDGKATSTPPGEAGRPEAAAIPPLTAAMVRTESVTTKAFQPDGSTARTLRESRAFDDYGQTTTVSDEGDTNVSGDEQCTRTTYVTPDTTNWLISYQQNVQTSSTLCSTTATPATVTSEARTAYDGKPFGSAPEPGKGNATTTEALDRFDGSNPHYQTVTTTAYDQYGRATSVKDANNAETTTSYTPASGSQATVVQSTNPKKFTTITTYDGLRALPVKVVDANSRTTYVDYDALGRTTAVWNPGRDKSASASATYAYTIEPGKQPAVTTRTLLEGGDYRTSISLYDGLLRPRQVQEEAHGGSTAHNGGRNITDSFYDSHGRVYRANGAYHADGVPEAALWIGLDNKIPSQTETEFDGLDRPTASIFKSLNVEQWRSTTRYGVNWGATTPPDGGTPTLTITDAHGRTSEVRHYKSGSPDFDAPASAYETLKYTYNPAGKLTRFTDAAGNAWSWEYDLLGRQTKAVDPDKGTTTSTYNTDGTLATVTDARGRTLAYAYDVLGRKTTMFDGSTTGTKLAEWAYDTLPGSNGLATGSTRYENGKAYSTAVTGFDGAARPTGSTVTIPDSEGLLANTYSTSQSYTPDTGLVDTTTYPAGGGLPQETVRRNYTPLGLPTTVSSDQVYSQGNSYSPFGQLTQSTIGRFGSDAFQTYTYEDATQRLAQVQTDRRKSGPQTLDKKTYTYNPIGSITRVRDDRDDSAVTDTQCYTYDFAQRLTNAWSSTDDCVAKPTTANGPFVGGVDPYWTSYTYDAAGNRTQATNRTSGAAPGPLMDTTKVSSVAIAGDGQTASVAISGGQVYLAQQRTNGTWRNYENLHTTTQAGPLGAPVEHVAAVWADNTLQIMAIAGGRVWHTLRKPDGSWQPWGDVTGVVGAIANPNQLSLSATASGLEVLTFSDGLLKHTLRRPDGTWSAWGNVYGETGSLTGATRVTSAATGTGLEVIVVAGGKLWHTVRYSNGSWHSWGDVYSVVGSLGSPTDITATATGAGLEVVTTVDGTLWHTARKPDGNWFPWGNVSQVVGQLNQPLSAAVVSSSGDLKLITAAGGALNYTKRSFTTGSWLPWAQLTQTAENQQSDQTQRTSTYPAPGGTRPHALSRVDITGTDARTDTFTYDEAGNTVRRVTADGDQSLEWDTEGHLAKSTVAGKSTTFLYDANGNRLLRREPDSVTLYLDGQELKLDKTANKVTATRYITVANATIVKSDDGSLNYLINDQQGTAQLTISADNLAYTRGDTTAFGTPRGKKPASWPTERGFVGGTNDATTGLTHLGAREYDAANGRFVSVDPILDLSDPQQINGYAYANSNPVNKSDPSGLRPEGVCGGFGTCTDDKGNITTETFKLERDGSWTENYWNAWSGNKEHPNVVSKHVFIIYRGGTIKLSMSSSTHSRSFPDWAP, encoded by the coding sequence ATGGCGGTGACGGCTCTGATAGCCGCGGCCGTGCAGATTCCGGCCGTCGCGGTAGCGGCCGACGGCGACTTCAAGCTGCCGCCCGTCCAGCACGTCGAGTCCGTCCCGCTCGCCAAGGTCGAGGCGCACCGCCCAGACCCGAAGTCGGCCCAACCTCCGACCGCGCCTCCGGCGGCGGCATGGCCGAAGCCGGGGCAGGCCGAACTCGCCCTCCCGGCAACCTCGGCACAGCGGCCGACCGATCAGGCCAAGGCACCGGGACTGCCGCTGACCGTCGCCTCCGTCGGAGCAAGCCCGGCGGCAGGTGAGCAGCCGAAGATCCGCGTCGCGCTGTCCGACCGTGCCGCGGCGGCCAAGGTCGGCCTCGACGGGGTCCTGGTCAACCTGCAGCCGGTGGCCGGCAGCACGGCCCCGGACAAGGCCCGCGTGCAGCTCGACTACAAGGCCTTCCACGAGTCGTTCGGGGCCGATTGGGGCTCCCGCCTGACCTTCGTGCAGTTGCCCGCGTGCGCGCTGACCACTCCGGACCAGCCGCAGTGCCGCACGGTCACGCCGGTGGCCGCCTCGAACGACACCAAGACCGGCACCCTGACGGCCGACGTCGCGGTGCCCGCACCTGCGGGCCAGTCTTCCGGAGGCGCCGTGAAGGCCGCCCTCAGCCAGGCGTCGGAAGCGTCGGTCACCGGTGCGACCGTACTGGCCGCCACGGCCGGGGCGTCGGGGCCGGACGGCAACTACAAGGCGACGTCGCTGTCGCCGTCCAGCACCTGGTCGGTGAGCGGCAACACCGGCTCCTTCAATTGGTCCTACCCGATCCAGTTGCCCCCGGTGCCTGGTGACCTTACCCCCCACGTCACCATCGGCTACTCGTCCGCAGCCATCGACGGGCGCACCGCATCCACCAACAACCAGTCCTCGTGGATCGGTGACGGCTGGGACTACAACCCGGGCTTCATCGAGCGCACCTACACGGGCTGCGTCGGGGACAAAGGCTCGGGCAGCAACGCTCCCGCCACGGGCGGTGACCTGTGCTGGAAGTCCGACAACGCCACGGTCTCGCTCAACGGCAGCAGCTCCGCGCTGGTGCGCGACGACGCCACCGGCACCTGGAAGCTGTCGAACGACGACGGCTCGCGGGTGGAGAAGCTCAACGGCAACGCGACGGACACCGCCAACGGCGACACCGACAACGAGTACTGGAAGGTCACCACGACCGACGGCACCCAGTACTTCTTCGGCAAGAACCGCCTGCCCGGGTGGAGCAGTGGCAAGCCCGAGACCGGGTCGGCCCTGACCGTGCCGGTGTTCGGCAACCAGCCCGGTGAGCCCGGCTACGCGCCCGCGTTCAAGGACTCCTCACGTGACCGGGCCTGGCGCTGGCAGCTCGACTACGTCGTGGACCCGCACGGCAACGCGATGGCGTACTTCTACGACCAGGAGAAGAACGCCTACGCCAAGAACATCGGCGCCTCCACGGGAACCCCCAAGGCCGACGCCGCCTACACCCGCGCCGTCACGTTGAACCACATCGAGTACGGTCATCGAGCCGGCCAGGTCTACAACGCCTCGCCCGCCGGCAAGGTCACCTTCTCCACCGCCGACCGGTGCGTGGCGGCCGACTGCTCCTTCACCAAGGCCAATGCGGCCAACTGGTACGACACCCCGGTCGACCAGTCCTGCGACAAGGACCAGGACTGCCGCAACGGCGCCCCGACCTTCTGGTCCAAGAAGCGCTTGACCGGCATCAGCACGCAGGCCCGGCAGAGCGACGGCAACTACCGGGACGTCGATGCCTGGAGCCTGGACCAGGACTTCCCCGCCACCGGTGACAGCGGCGGCCGGGCGCTGTGGCTGAAGTCCATCACCCGTACCGCCAAGGCCGGTGCCACTGCGCAGACGCTCCAGCCGGTGACCTTCGGCGGGGACCTGCGCCCCAACCGGGTCGACTCTGCCGAGGGCCGTCCGCCGATGAACCGGTACCGGGTCAACCGGATCACCTCCGAGACCGGTTCCAACACCGACATCAAGTACACCGGCATCGACTGTGTCGCCGGCGCTCTGCCCATCCCGGACAGCAACACCAGGCGCTGCTACCCGTCCTGGTGGACCCCGGAAGGCGCGGTCGACCCGGTCCTCGACTGGTTCCACAAGTACCTCGTGGACACGGTCACCGAGCACGACCTGGTGGCCGGCTCGGGATCGCCTGACAAGGTCACCAACTACGAGTACCTCGACGGCGCGGCCTGGCGGCGCGACAACTCCGAGTTCACCCCGGACAAGGAGCGCACCTGGAACGACTTCCGCGGCTACCAGCGGGTCCGCACACGGGTCGGCGCCTCCGGCAAGAGTCTGACCGAGACGGTCTACTTCCGCGGCCTGGACGGCGACACCCTCGCCAACGGGCAGCCGAGGCCCGTCAGCCCCCTCCAGGGCTTCAAGGACAGCAACGAACTCTCCGGCTTCGCTCGCGAGAGCGTCGTCTACGACAAGGACGACCAGGACGGCGGCAAGCCCCTCACCAGCACGGTGAACAACCCCTGGCTCCGAGGCACCGCGAGCCGGGCGGTGAAGGCCCTGCCCAGCAAGGACGGCAAGGCCACCTCGACCCCGCCGGGAGAGGCGGGCCGCCCCGAGGCCGCGGCCATTCCCCCGTTGACCGCCGCGATGGTCCGCACCGAGAGCGTGACCACAAAGGCGTTCCAGCCGGACGGCAGTACGGCCCGCACGCTCCGCGAAAGCCGTGCCTTCGACGACTACGGTCAGACCACGACGGTCTCCGACGAAGGCGACACGAACGTCTCCGGTGACGAGCAGTGCACCCGCACCACCTACGTCACGCCCGACACCACCAACTGGCTGATCTCCTACCAGCAGAACGTCCAGACCAGCAGCACGCTCTGCTCGACGACCGCCACGCCGGCGACCGTCACCAGCGAGGCCAGGACGGCCTACGACGGCAAGCCCTTCGGATCCGCTCCGGAACCGGGCAAGGGCAACGCCACCACGACGGAGGCCCTCGACCGCTTCGACGGCAGCAACCCGCACTACCAGACGGTCACCACCACCGCGTACGACCAGTACGGCCGTGCAACCTCCGTCAAGGACGCCAACAACGCCGAGACCACGACGTCCTACACCCCGGCGAGCGGCAGCCAGGCCACCGTCGTGCAGTCGACCAACCCCAAGAAGTTCACGACCATCACCACCTACGACGGCCTGCGTGCCCTCCCGGTGAAGGTCGTCGACGCCAACAGCCGTACCACCTACGTCGATTACGACGCCCTCGGCCGCACCACGGCCGTGTGGAACCCCGGCCGGGACAAGAGCGCTTCGGCCAGCGCGACGTACGCGTACACCATCGAACCCGGCAAGCAGCCCGCCGTCACGACCAGGACCCTGCTGGAAGGCGGCGACTACCGCACCAGCATCTCCCTGTACGACGGTCTCCTGCGCCCGCGCCAGGTCCAGGAGGAGGCGCACGGCGGCAGCACCGCCCACAACGGTGGCCGCAACATCACCGACAGCTTCTACGACAGCCACGGCCGGGTCTACCGCGCCAATGGGGCGTACCACGCCGACGGCGTTCCGGAGGCAGCGCTGTGGATCGGCCTGGACAACAAAATCCCGTCGCAGACGGAGACCGAGTTCGATGGGCTCGACCGGCCCACCGCTAGCATCTTCAAGTCCCTGAATGTGGAGCAGTGGCGTTCCACCACGCGCTACGGCGTGAACTGGGGTGCGACCACTCCGCCTGACGGTGGCACACCCACGCTCACCATCACCGATGCCCACGGCCGAACGTCCGAGGTGCGGCACTACAAGAGCGGTAGCCCGGATTTCGACGCGCCCGCGTCGGCGTACGAGACCCTGAAGTACACCTACAACCCAGCCGGCAAGCTCACCCGGTTCACCGATGCCGCAGGCAACGCCTGGAGCTGGGAGTACGACCTGCTCGGCCGGCAGACCAAGGCTGTCGACCCGGACAAGGGCACCACCACCAGCACCTACAACACTGACGGCACGCTCGCCACCGTCACCGACGCCCGGGGCAGGACGCTCGCGTACGCCTACGACGTCCTCGGTCGCAAGACGACGATGTTCGACGGCTCCACCACCGGGACGAAGCTCGCCGAGTGGGCCTACGACACCCTGCCCGGCAGCAACGGCCTGGCCACCGGCAGCACCCGCTACGAGAACGGGAAGGCGTACTCCACCGCCGTCACCGGGTTCGACGGCGCGGCACGGCCCACCGGATCCACCGTCACCATCCCGGACAGTGAGGGGCTGCTGGCCAACACCTACAGCACCTCCCAGAGCTACACGCCCGATACCGGCCTGGTTGACACCACCACCTATCCGGCTGGCGGCGGACTCCCGCAGGAGACCGTTCGCCGGAACTACACCCCGCTGGGCCTGCCCACCACGGTCAGCAGCGACCAGGTCTACTCCCAAGGCAACTCCTACTCACCGTTCGGCCAGCTCACGCAGAGCACCATCGGCCGTTTCGGCTCCGACGCCTTCCAGACCTACACCTACGAGGACGCCACCCAGCGCCTCGCCCAGGTTCAGACCGACCGTCGTAAGAGCGGGCCGCAGACACTCGACAAGAAGACCTACACCTACAACCCGATCGGCAGCATCACCCGTGTCCGCGACGACCGCGACGACTCTGCTGTCACGGACACCCAGTGCTACACCTACGACTTCGCGCAGCGCCTGACCAACGCCTGGTCGTCAACCGACGACTGCGTGGCCAAGCCGACCACGGCCAACGGCCCGTTCGTCGGCGGAGTCGACCCGTACTGGACCAGCTACACCTACGACGCGGCCGGCAACCGCACCCAGGCGACCAACCGCACAAGCGGCGCCGCGCCCGGCCCGCTCATGGACACCACCAAGGTGAGCTCCGTCGCCATCGCCGGCGACGGCCAGACCGCCTCCGTCGCGATCTCCGGCGGGCAGGTCTACCTCGCCCAGCAGCGCACCAACGGAACGTGGCGCAACTACGAGAACCTGCACACCACGACCCAGGCGGGCCCGCTCGGCGCTCCGGTCGAGCACGTCGCAGCAGTCTGGGCCGACAACACCCTGCAGATCATGGCCATCGCCGGCGGCAGGGTCTGGCACACCCTGCGCAAGCCCGACGGCTCCTGGCAGCCCTGGGGTGACGTCACCGGCGTCGTCGGCGCCATCGCGAACCCCAACCAGCTGTCCCTGTCGGCCACCGCCTCCGGGCTGGAGGTCCTCACCTTCTCCGATGGCCTGCTCAAGCACACCCTGCGCAGGCCGGACGGTACCTGGTCGGCCTGGGGCAACGTCTATGGTGAGACCGGCAGCCTGACCGGCGCCACCCGCGTCACCAGCGCGGCCACCGGCACCGGCCTTGAGGTCATCGTCGTCGCCGGAGGCAAGCTCTGGCACACCGTCCGTTACAGCAACGGCAGTTGGCACTCCTGGGGCGACGTCTATAGCGTCGTGGGCAGCCTGGGCTCGCCTACCGACATCACCGCCACCGCCACCGGCGCCGGACTCGAAGTCGTCACCACCGTCGACGGCACGCTCTGGCACACGGCCCGCAAGCCCGACGGCAACTGGTTCCCCTGGGGCAACGTCAGCCAGGTCGTCGGCCAGCTGAACCAGCCGCTGTCCGCAGCAGTCGTCAGCTCCTCGGGCGACCTCAAGCTCATCACGGCCGCCGGCGGAGCCCTCAACTACACCAAGCGGTCCTTCACCACGGGCAGCTGGCTTCCCTGGGCGCAACTCACCCAGACCGCGGAGAACCAGCAGAGCGACCAGACCCAGCGCACCTCCACCTACCCCGCCCCAGGAGGCACCCGGCCGCACGCCCTCTCCCGGGTTGATATCACCGGCACCGACGCCCGGACCGACACCTTCACCTACGACGAGGCCGGCAACACCGTCCGCCGCGTGACCGCCGACGGCGATCAGTCCCTCGAATGGGACACCGAAGGCCACCTCGCCAAGTCCACCGTCGCGGGCAAGAGCACGACCTTCCTCTACGACGCCAACGGCAACCGCCTCCTGCGCCGTGAGCCCGACTCGGTGACCCTCTACCTGGACGGCCAGGAACTCAAGCTCGACAAGACCGCCAACAAGGTCACCGCCACCCGCTACATCACCGTCGCCAACGCCACCATCGTCAAGTCCGACGACGGCAGCCTCAACTACCTGATCAACGACCAGCAGGGAACCGCCCAACTCACCATCAGCGCCGACAACCTCGCCTACACCCGAGGCGACACCACGGCCTTCGGCACACCACGGGGCAAGAAACCGGCCTCCTGGCCCACCGAACGAGGCTTCGTCGGCGGCACCAACGACGCCACCACCGGCCTCACCCACCTCGGTGCCCGTGAGTACGACGCAGCCAACGGCCGCTTCGTCTCCGTCGACCCCATCCTCGACCTCTCCGACCCGCAACAGATCAATGGCTACGCCTACGCCAACAGCAACCCCGTCAACAAGAGCGACCCCAGCGGCCTCCGCCCGGAAGGCGTCTGCGGTGGATTCGGCACCTGCACTGACGACAAGGGCAATATCACCACCGAAACGTTCAAGCTAGAGCGGGACGGGTCCTGGACCGAGAATTACTGGAACGCGTGGAGCGGGAACAAGGAACACCCCAACGTCGTAAGCAAGCACGTCTTCATCATCTACCGCGGCGGAACAATCAAGCTTTCCATGAGCTCTTCGACTCACTCCAGATCGTTCCCGGACTGGGCGCCGTAG
- a CDS encoding tyrosine-type recombinase/integrase — protein MTTPRNTPAASRRVRANGDGTVYQRKDGRWEAAGYVLAPGNTSKRVSVYGMTRAEALAKLTEKIAASNRGVPVVTAQGSLAAFLTYWLENVAVHQLRETTHTRYTAVVHQYLIPGLGRKKLAKLTAKDVRTWLNELRTVCQCCARGIDAGRNPNAQTNRRPRCCAIGRCCHKRLSPLTLAYIHSVLKSALEHAVREEEILRNVARNVRTGTPRPRRFNPLTAHEARAFLASAQNHRLHALFELALRTGLRKGEVLGLRWEDLDLDDGTASIRRTLQRTGTGGLTTLPTKTISSERRIALPAACVASLHEHRDRQAREKQQAGAEWADNGLIFTRSDGHPIEPSTLTRHFNALLRCSRLRAIRFHDLRHSTATLLLEQGVELVVIKELLGHAHIGVTATVYAHVRLRLQRDAIDLLGRALRNPLEATGEPDDGDDPPLCAAPVR, from the coding sequence ATGACCACACCTCGCAACACCCCTGCCGCGTCGCGCCGCGTCCGCGCCAACGGTGACGGCACCGTCTACCAGCGCAAGGACGGCCGCTGGGAAGCCGCCGGCTACGTCCTCGCTCCCGGCAACACCAGCAAGCGCGTCAGCGTCTACGGCATGACACGGGCGGAAGCACTGGCCAAGCTGACGGAGAAGATCGCCGCCAGCAACCGCGGCGTCCCCGTCGTCACCGCCCAGGGCAGCCTCGCAGCCTTCCTGACGTACTGGTTGGAGAACGTCGCCGTCCACCAGCTCCGCGAGACCACCCACACCCGCTACACCGCCGTCGTCCACCAGTACCTCATCCCCGGCCTGGGCCGGAAGAAGCTCGCCAAGCTCACAGCCAAGGACGTCCGCACCTGGCTGAACGAGCTGCGCACCGTCTGCCAGTGCTGCGCACGCGGCATCGACGCCGGTCGCAACCCCAACGCCCAGACGAACCGCCGCCCACGCTGCTGCGCCATCGGCCGCTGCTGCCACAAGCGCCTCTCCCCGCTGACCCTCGCCTACATCCACTCCGTCCTCAAGTCCGCCCTGGAGCACGCCGTCCGCGAGGAAGAGATCCTGCGCAACGTCGCCCGCAACGTTCGCACCGGCACACCCCGGCCCCGCCGCTTCAACCCCCTCACGGCCCACGAAGCCCGCGCCTTCCTCGCCTCCGCACAGAACCACCGCCTCCACGCGCTGTTCGAACTCGCTCTGCGCACCGGACTCCGCAAGGGCGAAGTCCTCGGCCTGCGCTGGGAAGACCTCGACCTCGACGACGGAACCGCCAGCATCCGCCGCACCCTCCAGCGCACCGGTACCGGTGGCCTCACCACCCTGCCGACCAAGACGATCAGCTCAGAACGCCGCATCGCCCTCCCCGCCGCGTGCGTCGCATCGCTCCACGAGCACCGTGACCGACAGGCCCGCGAGAAGCAGCAAGCCGGCGCCGAGTGGGCGGACAACGGCCTCATCTTCACCCGTTCCGACGGTCACCCCATCGAACCCTCCACTCTCACACGACACTTCAATGCCCTGCTCCGCTGCTCCCGCCTGCGAGCGATCCGGTTCCACGACCTGAGGCACTCGACCGCGACACTTCTCCTGGAACAGGGTGTCGAACTCGTCGTCATCAAGGAACTCCTCGGCCACGCCCACATCGGCGTCACCGCGACCGTGTACGCCCACGTCAGGCTCCGCCTCCAGCGCGACGCAATCGACCTCCTCGGACGCGCCCTCCGCAACCCCTTGGAGGCCACCGGCGAACCCGACGACGGCGACGACCCGCCGCTTTGTGCAGCACCCGTCCGTTGA
- a CDS encoding helix-turn-helix domain-containing protein, producing MSAGVELLTVPEVMDRLKISRSAVYDLIRTRQLASLTLGRARRIPAHALADLIHTRLDQEAA from the coding sequence ATGAGCGCCGGCGTTGAACTCCTCACCGTCCCCGAGGTCATGGACCGGCTCAAGATCAGTCGCTCCGCCGTCTACGACCTCATCCGCACCCGGCAACTCGCCTCCCTCACCCTCGGCCGAGCCCGCCGCATCCCCGCCCACGCGCTCGCCGACCTCATCCACACCCGACTCGACCAGGAAGCCGCCTGA
- a CDS encoding polymorphic toxin-type HINT domain-containing protein — protein MDAYDGNYASAAQNLAGAIPGERVFALAGKAGKAAMTAEKAEDMADRTADALSMISCSNSPASATHSFPPGTRVLLADGTTQAIESLQLGDQVQATDPTTGETEPKSVIRTIRTPDDQHFTDLQLQVNDSNGDPGAVENLTSTQHHPFWDETTKKWTNAADLTPGDKVRTIDGRTPTVLAVRNYDTAPQVAYDLTIADIHTYYVLAGTTPVLVHNCGDGGFKNSVSPDEITETNRGFGGLVAERGTPENTMINASRYGSFWEKSAVVIRDIAGGHMFDNGNKRTAHAVVSQLMDRNGITSGPTSDDLWSVISKVATPKKAGHSMDVGEIASMLRGY, from the coding sequence ATGGACGCCTACGACGGCAACTACGCGAGCGCAGCCCAGAACCTCGCAGGTGCCATCCCCGGCGAGCGTGTCTTCGCACTGGCCGGAAAGGCCGGCAAAGCTGCTATGACGGCCGAAAAGGCCGAGGACATGGCCGACAGGACGGCTGATGCGCTGTCCATGATCTCGTGCAGTAACTCCCCGGCCAGCGCCACCCACAGTTTCCCGCCCGGCACGCGCGTTCTCCTGGCCGACGGCACGACCCAGGCGATCGAATCCCTTCAGCTCGGAGACCAGGTCCAGGCAACGGACCCGACGACGGGAGAAACCGAACCCAAGTCGGTCATCCGCACCATCCGAACACCAGATGATCAGCACTTCACCGACCTGCAGCTCCAAGTCAACGACTCCAACGGCGACCCCGGAGCAGTAGAGAACCTCACCAGCACCCAGCACCACCCGTTCTGGGATGAAACAACCAAAAAGTGGACCAACGCCGCCGACCTCACCCCCGGCGACAAGGTCCGCACCATAGACGGCCGCACTCCCACCGTCCTGGCAGTAAGGAACTACGACACCGCCCCCCAGGTCGCCTACGACCTCACCATCGCGGACATCCACACGTACTATGTGCTGGCAGGCACCACGCCGGTTCTGGTGCACAATTGCGGCGATGGCGGCTTCAAGAATTCCGTTTCTCCAGATGAGATAACAGAGACGAATCGCGGATTCGGTGGGTTGGTTGCGGAGCGTGGAACTCCCGAGAATACAATGATCAACGCGAGTCGCTACGGCAGCTTCTGGGAGAAGTCGGCGGTGGTGATTCGAGACATTGCGGGTGGCCACATGTTCGACAATGGAAACAAGCGCACTGCTCATGCTGTCGTATCTCAGCTGATGGACCGTAACGGCATCACCAGTGGGCCGACTTCAGATGATCTATGGAGCGTTATATCCAAAGTCGCTACCCCGAAAAAGGCAGGTCACAGCATGGATGTTGGGGAGATCGCCTCGATGCTACGAGGGTATTGA
- a CDS encoding replication initiator produces the protein MARQVGGLGGCARPIRLTGHRTRVDAATGQVLDHLDARQLPAGELLVRCGNRRVTRCPACSTVYRYDTYQLIAAGLRGGKTVPTSVAAHPRVFATLTAPGFGPVHNRPDTGRCHCGQCHADDDPLLGTPLDPARYDYAGAVLWNAHAPALWARFTTHLRREIAKAAGLTQRTLRHHATLSYAKVAEYQKRGQVHFHAVIRLDGPTGPASEPPAWATTELLDHAVRTAARRARVPHEGQPRRERPQPAGNATRVQGADRAGRLVFRFGRQIDVRPIRGTDFTGDSPVTDRHVAAYIAKYATKGAETTTGTLDRRLRLLAELAQHDITDHARRMIHTAWNLGARPDHAHLRLRQWAHMLGFRGHYSTTLTHLRAERTAWRTRQPDTTAPAAGGPCRAQTDADNVVSTGRQPVSDRGSDRNAHGGLTAGHCAGHRDGAGQRGTGTTLVLSHWQYAGTGLLPELAHLADLLEAKRPTRPNGRRPDGPGQSGGHQPGHPGHRSTRAGRRGATE, from the coding sequence CTGGCCCGCCAGGTCGGCGGGCTCGGCGGCTGCGCCCGTCCGATCCGCCTGACCGGGCACCGCACCCGCGTCGACGCCGCGACGGGCCAGGTCCTCGACCACCTCGACGCGCGGCAGCTCCCGGCGGGCGAGCTGCTGGTCCGCTGCGGCAACCGCCGCGTCACCCGCTGCCCGGCCTGCTCGACGGTCTACCGCTACGACACCTACCAGCTCATCGCCGCCGGACTGCGCGGCGGCAAGACCGTCCCCACCAGCGTCGCAGCCCACCCGCGCGTGTTCGCCACGCTCACCGCGCCCGGCTTCGGCCCTGTCCACAACCGGCCCGACACCGGCCGCTGCCATTGCGGCCAGTGCCATGCCGACGACGACCCGCTTCTCGGCACCCCGCTCGACCCCGCGCGCTACGACTACGCGGGCGCGGTGCTGTGGAATGCGCACGCCCCCGCCCTGTGGGCGCGCTTCACCACCCATCTGCGCCGCGAGATCGCCAAAGCCGCCGGGCTCACCCAGCGGACCCTGCGACACCACGCCACCCTGTCCTACGCCAAGGTCGCCGAGTACCAAAAGCGCGGCCAGGTCCACTTCCACGCCGTCATCCGCCTCGATGGACCGACCGGCCCCGCAAGCGAACCGCCCGCCTGGGCCACCACCGAGCTCCTCGATCACGCCGTCCGCACAGCCGCCAGGCGTGCCCGCGTCCCGCACGAAGGCCAGCCTAGGCGGGAACGACCGCAGCCCGCCGGGAACGCGACCCGGGTCCAGGGCGCTGACCGGGCGGGGCGCCTGGTGTTCCGGTTCGGGCGGCAGATCGACGTCCGCCCGATCCGTGGCACCGACTTCACCGGCGACAGTCCAGTCACCGACCGGCACGTTGCCGCCTACATCGCCAAGTACGCCACCAAGGGCGCCGAGACCACCACCGGCACCCTCGACCGCCGCCTCCGCCTCCTCGCCGAACTCGCCCAGCACGACATCACCGACCACGCCCGCCGCATGATCCACACCGCCTGGAATCTCGGCGCACGCCCCGATCACGCCCACCTCCGCCTGCGCCAGTGGGCCCACATGCTCGGCTTCCGAGGCCACTACTCCACCACCCTCACCCACCTCCGAGCCGAACGCACCGCCTGGCGAACCCGCCAACCCGACACCACCGCCCCGGCTGCCGGAGGCCCGTGCCGTGCGCAGACCGACGCCGACAACGTCGTGTCCACCGGCCGACAGCCGGTCAGTGACCGAGGCAGTGACCGCAATGCCCACGGCGGCCTGACCGCCGGTCACTGTGCCGGTCACCGCGACGGGGCCGGTCAGCGTGGCACGGGCACAACCCTCGTTCTCTCGCACTGGCAGTACGCCGGAACCGGACTCCTGCCCGAACTTGCCCACCTCGCCGACCTCCTGGAAGCCAAGCGGCCCACCCGGCCCAACGGACGTCGGCCGGACGGCCCCGGTCAATCCGGCGGTCACCAGCCCGGTCACCCCGGTCACCGGTCAACCCGCGCCGGCCGGCGAGGGGCCACCGAATGA